DNA sequence from the Acidobacteriota bacterium genome:
CTGTTCGGCGCCTTCGGCAAAGTCGACGAGGAAGACGCCGCGATGGCCGCCGCTGGTGGCGAACGCGTCCAGGAGGCCTCCGTCGGCGACGCCGCCATGCTCCTCTCCGGCGCCGGTTCCGTCATCGTCTGCCCCGGCTACGGCATGGCGGTGGCCCAGGCCCAGCACGTCGTCGGCGAGCTCGCCGAGATCCTCGAAGCGAACGGCACGCAGGTCCGCTACGCGATTCACCCCGTCGCCGGCCGCATGCCCGGCCACATGAACGTGCTCCTCGCCGAAGCGAAGATCCCCTACACCTCGCTGATGGAACTCGAGGAGATCAACGAGGACTTCAAGAACACCGACGTCGCCCTCGTCGTCGGCGCCAACGACGTCGTCAACCCCGCCGCCAAGCACAACCCGGCGAGTTCGATCTATGGCATGCCGGTGCTCAACGCCGACCTCGCCCGTTCCTGCATCGTGCTGAAGCGCTCCATGAGGCCGGGCTTCGCCGGCATCGAGAACGAACTGTTCTTCGCGCCCAACACCGTGCTGACGTTCGGGGACGCGAAGGACACGCTGACGAAGGTAGTTGAGGCGTTGTCGTAACCCTGTCCTCCTGGTTCAGGGACACCCACGCCACCCGGAAACCAGCACTACCGTGATCCCTACGGAGACGTGGCCCCTTATCGCTTGCTCGCCGCCAGTTCCGCTTTGAGACCCGCGATCTCCCGCCGGGCCTCCTCCAACTGAGCGGAGCGCTCGAATGCCTCCTCGCAGGTCGGCAGATACGCGTCGCTGTCGGCGTCGAAGAACCGAAGCTCGTCGCGTTCGAGCCGAAGTTCGAGGCCCAGGTCGCTACGGTAGCGGAGGCGGCCGTCCAACTCGGTGACGGCCTTGATCGGCCGATACCGGCCGTCGATCAGCCGCGAACCCTTGAGCGCCGGGTCCAGGTAGTCACCCGTCGGGTCGTACTGCCAGTACTCGCCGACGCCGAGTTCACGGTACAGCCGGCGTTTGCGGCCCTCGTCAACCGCCTGGGTTGCCTTCGACGTGATCTCCAGCACGAAGTCGGGCGTTCTACCGCCCTCCGCCCACACCAGCCAGTTGTCCCTCGGCGGTAGCTTCGGCGAGCCCAGAACGACGAAGACGTCGGGCGCTACGGTTCGTTTCGGGTCGCCCTCGACGTAGTAGAGCAGCATGTCCACGCCGACGTACACGTCCGGGCGATCCCGGAAGTGCCACCCAAGCGCCTGACGCGCATCCATCGTGGCCATGGCGTGACGTTCGGTCTCAGCCATGGGGATGCCGTCCGAGCACGGGTACTCAACTGCAGCGAGGGCGATCTGGCTCTTCGTTTGAACCATCGGGGTGGACCTTTCGAGTCGCGTAGCGAGGGTGTGGGAATCTCGACGACCGCGACTCACGGTAACACCTCCTCAGACATAGACGGATTCGGGAGGAGATTCCGAGCGCGTAGCCCTCGGTCCTACCCGAGCCGCGGGTCGAGACGGAACCGGCGAAGCACACCAGGCTTCACACGGTCGTATTGCGGATGCAGCGGGTTGATGACGACGTTCTTCTCAAGCGGGTTGACGACGCTCGGTACGGCGATCGCCAGGTGGCGGCTCAGGGCGGACGCCCCCAGGCTCTGGCTGTCCGGATCCGCCCGTTCGACCTCGAGATGGGCGATCGAGTCGTCCGGTAGCGTCAGATCCACGATCCGGTAGGCGGGATGGTCCACACCGAAGGGCAGGCCGACCAGAATCTCGAGCACTGCCAACGACGAGGTTTCGCTGCAGTAGACGGCCCGCACTCCAGGCGGACTCCACCTGCCGCCACGGCGCAGAGCACCTTCGCCGCTAAGGATCGTGGCCACGTCCGGCGCCCACTGCGTCCGGGCAAGCCGCCAGACCTTCACGCGAGGCTCACAGGGGAATGCCGTGCGCGAGACGGTGGAGGAGGGTCAGAACCTCCTCCGCGCCCACTTCGGTGTCGGAATGCTCAAGAGGCGTTTCGCCGCCCAGTGCGGGATTGCTGTGCTTCA
Encoded proteins:
- a CDS encoding Uma2 family endonuclease encodes the protein MVQTKSQIALAAVEYPCSDGIPMAETERHAMATMDARQALGWHFRDRPDVYVGVDMLLYYVEGDPKRTVAPDVFVVLGSPKLPPRDNWLVWAEGGRTPDFVLEITSKATQAVDEGRKRRLYRELGVGEYWQYDPTGDYLDPALKGSRLIDGRYRPIKAVTELDGRLRYRSDLGLELRLERDELRFFDADSDAYLPTCEEAFERSAQLEEARREIAGLKAELAASKR
- a CDS encoding RES family NAD+ phosphorylase, which produces MKVWRLARTQWAPDVATILSGEGALRRGGRWSPPGVRAVYCSETSSLAVLEILVGLPFGVDHPAYRIVDLTLPDDSIAHLEVERADPDSQSLGASALSRHLAIAVPSVVNPLEKNVVINPLHPQYDRVKPGVLRRFRLDPRLG